A window of Vigna unguiculata cultivar IT97K-499-35 chromosome 4, ASM411807v1, whole genome shotgun sequence contains these coding sequences:
- the LOC114180642 gene encoding uncharacterized protein LOC114180642: MTIKNKYALLRIDDLMDQLHGSSVFSKIDLRSGYHQILVKADDVQKTAFRSRTQEKHADHLRLVLGILRKKQLYVKLSKCEFWMDEVQFLGHVISAHGIAVDPTKEDVVVKWESPKSTMEIRSFVGLVGYYRRFIEGFSKIVAPLTQLTRKD; encoded by the exons atgacaatcaagaacaagtacGCCCTCCTGagaatagatgatttgatggatcagttaCATGGATCATCGGTATTCTCAAAAATTGACTTGCGGTCAGGATATCATCAGATattggtaaaggctgatgatgtgcagaagacggccTTCAGATCCCG aACTCAAGAGAAGCATGCCGACCACCTAAGGCTAGTGCTTGGTATTCTGAGGAAGAAGCAACTATATGTTAAATTGTCTAAGTGTGAATTTTGGATGGATGAAGTACAGTTCTTGGgacatgtgatatccgcccatGGGATAGCGGTGGACCCAACAAAGGAGGATGTAGTGGTAAAatgggaaagtcccaagtcaACGATGGAGATAAGGAGCTTCGTGGGTTTAGTAGGTTACTATAGGAGGTTCATTGAGGGATTCTCCAAAATAGTGGCACCTTTGACACAGCTTACCCGGAAGGACTAG
- the LOC114180643 gene encoding uncharacterized protein LOC114180643, producing the protein MAPQRRNSQPSQGDAPDIARAIEVMMAAMTQQSTAMMQQHEASLQRQAASLEQQQLVMQQMEAAREWSLEDFLKHHPVKFNGKTSPDVADQWLKDIERIFDAKMCPKESRLAFTVYMLIGEAEHWWVSMKSIMEERQEPVTWDVFRRKFLSEYFPDSVKYAKEVEFLQLTQGNKYVAEYAEKFKHLSRFYTMSLDEEWRCRKFENGLRGDLRLMVAPLSIKDFAALVEKARVMEKMKVEVETQHPHQKRVG; encoded by the exons ATGGCACCTCAGCGTAGGAACTCTCAGCCTTCTCAGGGCGACGCACCAGATATCGCCAGGGCGATAGAAGTGATGATGGCTGCTATGACACAGCAGAGTACAGCGATGATGCAACAACATGAAGCATCATTGCAGCGACAAGCGGCATCGCTTGAGCAGCAACAActggtgatgcagcagatggaggctgctagg GAATGGAGTCTGGAGGACTTCCTGAAGCACCATCCAGTCAAGTTCAATGGAAAGACCAGTCCGGATGTCGCAGACCAGTGGCTGAAGGACATTGAGAGAATATTCGATGCCAAGATGTGCCCCAAGGAGAGTAGATTGGCCTTTACGGTGTACATGCTCATAGGTGAGGCTGAGCACTGGTGGGTCAGCATgaagtccatcatggaggagaggCAGGAACCAGTTACTTGGGATGTCTTCAGGAGAAAATTTCTTTCCGAGTACTTCCCTGACAGTGTCAAATATGCCAAAGAGGTGGAGTTTCTACAGTTGACTCAAGGGAACAAATATGTGGCTGAGTATGCAGAAAAGTTCAAACATCTCAGTCGTTTCTACACCATGTCGCTGGATGAAGAGTGGCGATGCAGGAAATTTGAGAACGGACTCCGAGGAGATCTTCGTTTGATGGTGGCCCCGctatccatcaaggactttgcagCCTTGGTGGAGAAGGCAAGGGtcatggagaagatgaaggtggAGGTGGAGACTCAGCACCCACACCAAAAGAGAGTGGGatga
- the LOC114182619 gene encoding cytochrome P450 81E8-like — translation MLTLFYFFLTCIVLLFSWSFFFKTRSFWNLPPGPVSFPIIGNLHQMRQPLHRTFHALSQKHGKVFSLWFGSRFVVVLSSPEAVQECFTKNDIVLANRPRFLAGKYIGYNYTTFAVSPYDDHWRNLRRIVSLEVLSTHRLNCFTEIRRDEIMRLVRKFAHDSRNALAKWNSNPNFLEMTFNTIMRMVSGKRYYGEDCDVSNAEEARQFRGIIKELVALGGANNAGDFLPLLRWFNFDDLEKKLKKISKRTDAFLQGLVDEHRNRKQSANTMIDHLLTQQQSQPEYYTDEIIKGLVLVMLLAGTDTSAVTLEWEMSNLLNQPEILKKAKREIDTHIGQNRLVDEVDIPKLPYIQNIVYETHRLHPAVPMLAPHFSSEDCTIGEYNLPQNTILLVNAWAIHRDPNLWSDPTHFKPERFENENEANKLLPFGLGRRACPGSNLAQRTVSLTLALLIQCFEWKRSTNEEIDLIEGKGITVGRKFPLEAMCQVWQSSPIRDIF, via the exons ATGCTCACTCTTTTTTACTTCTTTCTCACATGCATCgttcttctcttctcttggAGCTTCTTCTTCAAAACAAGAAGCTTCTGGAACCTTCCTCCGGGGCCCGTCTCCTTCCCCATAATCGGAAACCTCCACCAGATGAGACAACCACTCCACCGCACCTTCCACGCCCTTTCTCAGAAACATGGCAAAGTTTTCTCTCTCTGGTTCGGTTCGCGCTTCGTGGTTGTCCTTTCCTCGCCCGAGGCAGTGCAGGAGTGCTTCACCAAAAACGACATCGTCTTGGCGAACCGGCCTCGTTTCCTCGCCGGGAAATACATCGGCTACAATTACACCACCTTCGCAGTGTCGCCCTACGACGACCACTGGCGCAACCTCCGTCGAATCGTGTCGCTCGAGGTTCTCTCAACGCACCGTTTGAACTGCTTCACGGAAATCCGAAGGGACGAGATCATGAGGCTCGTGCGAAAGTTTGCTCACGACTCGCGCAACGCCTTGGCAAAGTGGAACTCAAATCC aaattttttggAAATGACTTTTAACACTATAATGAGGATGGTGTCTGGAAAGAGGTATTACGGTGAAGATTGTGATGTGAGTAATGCGGAAGAAGCAAGGCAATTTAGAGGGATTATTAAAGAGTTGGTGGCTTTGGGAGGGGCAAATAATGCTGGAGACTTCTTGCCTTTGTTAAGGTGGTTTAATTTTGATGATTTGGAGAAGAAGCTGAAGAAAATCAGTAAGAGAACCGATGCTTTTCTACAAGGACTCGTTGACGAACATCGTAACAGAAAACAGAGTGCCAATACTATGATAGATCATCTTTTAACACAACAACAATCACAACCTGAATACTACACGGATGAAATCATTAAAGGACTTGTCCTG GTTATGTTATTGGCAGGAACAGACACATCGGCTGTAACTTTAGAATGGGAAATGAGTAATTTATTAAACCAACCAGAAATACTAAAGAAGGCAAAAAGGGAAATAGACACTCACATAGGTCAAAACCGTCTAGTAGATGAAGTTGACATTCCTAAACTTCCTTACATTCAAAACATTGTTTATGAGACACATCGTCTGCATCCTGCGGTTCCAATGCTGGCACCCCATTTCTCTTCCGAAGATTGCACCATTGGAGAATACAATCTTCcacaaaacacaattttgttAGTAAATGCTTGGGCTATTCATAGAGACCCCAATTTGTGGAGTGACCCAACACATTTTAAGCCTGaaagatttgaaaatgaaaatgaagctAACAAGTTGCTCCCTTTCGGGTTAGGGAGAAGGGCTTGTCCTGGATCAAACTTAGCTCAACGCACAGTGAGCTTAACTTTGGCTTTATTGATTCAATGTTTTGAGTGGAAACGAAGCACTAATGAAGAAATTGATCTGATTGAAGGAAAAGGAATCACTGTTGGAAGAAAGTTTCCCTTAGAAGCCATGTGCCAAGTGTGGCAATCATCACCAATTAGGGATATTTTCTAG